One window of the Anomaloglossus baeobatrachus isolate aAnoBae1 chromosome 12, aAnoBae1.hap1, whole genome shotgun sequence genome contains the following:
- the ARF6 gene encoding ADP-ribosylation factor 6 has protein sequence MGKVLSKIFGNKEMRILMLGLDAAGKTTILYKLKLGQSVTTIPTVGFNVETVTYKNVKFNVWDVGGQDKIRPLWRHYYTGTQGLIFVVDCADRDRIDEARQELHRIINDREMRDAIILIFANKQDLPDAMKPHEIQEKLGLTRIRDRNWYVQPSCATSGDGLYEGLTWLTSNYKS, from the coding sequence ATGGGCAAGGTGCTTTCCAAGATTTTTGGCAACAAGGAAATGCGGATTTTGATGCTGGGATTGGATGCTGCCGGTAAAACCACCATCCTTTACAAACTCAAGCTGGGTCAGTCCGTCACCACCATCCCTACCGTAGGGTTCAACGTGGAGACTGTAACTTATAAGAATGTCAAATTCAACGTGTGGGATGTTGGAGGGCAGGACAAGATTCGACCACTATGGCGGCACTATTACACCGGAACCCAAGGGCTCATCTTCGTGGTGGACTGTGCTGACCGGGACCGCATTGACGAGGCTAGACAGGAACTTCATCGTATTATAAATGACAGGGAAATGAGGGACGCCATCATCCTAATATTTGCCAATAAGCAAGACCTTCCGGATGCCATGAAACCACACGAGATTCAGGAGAAACTTGGCTTGACCCGGATCAGGGATAGGAATTGGTATGTGCAGCCGTCCTGTGCTACTAGTGGGGACGGTCTCTACGAAGGACTCACGTGGTTAACATCCAACTACAAATCCTAA